A window of Treponema primitia ZAS-1 genomic DNA:
CCCGCCAGGGGAACACCCTCCCCGCTTTTTTAAAATTGGTATAGATAATATTTCTGAATTCTGTCCGGTCCATTCAGCTTAGTTTTTCTTTGACCTTGGCTGCTATGAGGTCCGCAATCCCCTTAGGATCAAGGGTATCGGTGTCCACAACAAGATCTGCGAAGCTGTAGTCATCGTTATCAATGTTGTATATCCGCAGGTACCGTTCCCGATCCTGCCTATCCCGTTCTGCGGTAAAGGCCGCCACGGACTCAATGGTTCCGCCTTCGCGCTTAACAATACGTTTTGCCCGGGTTTCCGGCGCTGCCGTAAGGTATACCTTGAGATCCGCCTCGCCCAGCATCCATATGGCCAGCCTGGAACCAAGTACACAGCCTCCGGTCTCCCGGGCGATACTGAGCTGCCGCTGGT
This region includes:
- the cmk gene encoding (d)CMP kinase, whose product is MKDDARIEGPRIAISGKSGCGNTTVSKLVSELLGLRFINFTFRSLALERGMSLEEVLTQAAADDSWDREVDQRQLSIARETGGCVLGSRLAIWMLGEADLKVYLTAAPETRAKRIVKREGGTIESVAAFTAERDRQDRERYLRIYNIDNDDYSFADLVVDTDTLDPKGIADLIAAKVKEKLS